The proteins below come from a single Edaphobacter acidisoli genomic window:
- a CDS encoding NADH-quinone oxidoreductase subunit N: MTTFPYIEMLYLLLPEIIITVAALCVLSADLTFLRKASLNLRTISASFLTCIGCALSAAWILHTPTSIHLAEGMLVVTPAAQHVQIALLVITALASLLYAGSTFTEHVSEYLSLMLLATVGMMLLVSTQNLLVLFLALELLSLSLYVLAAFNKSSTRSSEAALKYFLFGGISAAFLLFGFSLLYGLSNSTDLAVVASSIHTAPLDPLLIVAFVMVLAGLGFKVAAAPFHFWAPDVYQGAPAPSAALIASGSKVASFFILYQVMAVGLITAADSSAHHSYASGWAPAIAIIAVLSMLLGNLAAIMQTSVRRLLAYSAIGHAGYMLLAILAHTSQSFTALLYYAITYALTVLGAFGVIAIAEKQTGGDTLTDFAGFSRRAPIPSFCMLIFLLSLAGIPPLAGFFGKFYLFASVLDATPGSLGLLWLVILAIAMSAVSLYYYLKVLKSIYVADPPADAAPAQTSILHQIILCVIALGVVLLGCMPSLLLRWL, translated from the coding sequence ATGACCACATTCCCTTACATCGAAATGCTGTACCTGCTCCTGCCGGAGATCATCATCACCGTCGCAGCGCTCTGCGTACTCTCTGCAGATCTCACCTTCCTGCGCAAAGCATCCCTCAACCTCCGCACCATCAGCGCATCGTTTCTCACCTGCATCGGCTGCGCACTCTCAGCCGCATGGATACTGCACACCCCAACATCCATCCATCTCGCTGAAGGAATGCTCGTCGTCACTCCAGCAGCGCAGCATGTCCAAATCGCGCTGCTCGTCATCACCGCCTTAGCCTCCCTGCTCTACGCAGGCTCCACCTTCACCGAACACGTCAGCGAGTATCTGTCCCTGATGTTGCTCGCAACCGTCGGCATGATGCTGCTCGTCAGCACACAAAATCTTCTCGTCCTCTTCCTCGCGCTCGAACTGCTGAGCCTCTCGCTCTACGTCCTCGCCGCATTCAACAAATCAAGCACACGCTCCTCCGAGGCCGCGCTCAAATACTTCCTCTTCGGCGGAATCTCCGCGGCCTTCCTGCTCTTCGGCTTCAGCCTGCTCTACGGCCTGTCCAACTCAACCGACCTCGCCGTAGTCGCCTCCAGCATCCACACCGCGCCACTCGACCCGCTCCTGATCGTCGCCTTCGTCATGGTGCTTGCCGGGCTAGGATTCAAAGTTGCCGCCGCCCCATTCCACTTCTGGGCGCCCGACGTATACCAGGGAGCACCCGCTCCAAGCGCCGCACTCATCGCCTCCGGCTCCAAGGTCGCCAGCTTCTTCATCCTCTATCAGGTCATGGCGGTCGGCCTCATCACCGCCGCAGACAGCAGCGCTCATCACAGCTACGCCTCAGGATGGGCGCCCGCCATCGCCATCATCGCCGTACTCTCCATGCTGCTTGGCAACCTCGCCGCCATCATGCAGACGAGCGTGCGGCGCCTGCTGGCCTACTCCGCCATCGGCCACGCAGGATACATGCTGCTCGCCATCCTCGCGCACACCAGCCAGAGCTTCACCGCACTGCTCTACTACGCCATCACCTATGCCCTCACCGTGCTCGGCGCATTCGGCGTCATCGCCATCGCAGAAAAGCAAACCGGCGGCGACACACTCACCGACTTCGCCGGCTTCAGCCGCCGCGCACCCATCCCATCCTTCTGCATGTTGATCTTCCTGCTATCGCTCGCAGGCATCCCACCACTCGCGGGCTTCTTCGGCAAGTTCTATCTCTTCGCCTCGGTGCTCGACGCAACACCCGGATCACTCGGCCTGCTCTGGCTGGTCATCCTCGCCATCGCCATGAGCGCAGTCTCGCTCTACTACTACCTCAAAGTCCTCAAGAGTATCTACGTCGCCGACCCACCCGCCGACGCAGCCCCCGCACAGACCTCAATCCTGCACCAGATCATCCTCTGCGTCATCGCGCTAGGCGTAGTCCTGCTAGGCTGCATGCCCAGCCTGCTTCTGCGCTGGCTCTAG
- a CDS encoding 2-oxoacid:ferredoxin oxidoreductase subunit beta: MATEVVTPKAMVMADLKGKVDPDWCPGCGDYGVLAAVQKALVELQIPKHQVATISGIGCSSNFPGFIDTYGMHTLHGRSIPVATGFKMANHAMTVLVTGGDGDGFGIGCGHFVHAMRRNVDLLYIVMDNQIYGLTTGQTSPTSRLGMKTKSMPFGSIESPLNPVSLALSAGATYVARGFSGDQKHLTELIKRGIEHKGFSFIDVFSPCVTYNHDNTFQWFRPRVKRLEDNPEHDATDWVAAMEKSLVWGEEIFIGRFFERNDLPSLNEAEPVLKAGPLVQQDVRIPADVAKSFVDELM; the protein is encoded by the coding sequence ATGGCCACCGAAGTCGTGACTCCGAAGGCAATGGTGATGGCTGATCTGAAGGGTAAGGTCGATCCTGACTGGTGCCCTGGGTGCGGCGACTATGGCGTGCTGGCTGCCGTGCAGAAGGCGCTGGTCGAGTTGCAGATTCCGAAGCACCAGGTTGCGACGATCAGCGGGATTGGGTGCTCGTCGAACTTTCCCGGCTTCATCGATACGTATGGGATGCATACGCTGCATGGACGCTCGATTCCCGTGGCGACAGGGTTCAAGATGGCGAACCATGCGATGACCGTGCTGGTGACGGGCGGCGATGGCGATGGGTTTGGCATTGGTTGCGGGCACTTTGTTCATGCGATGCGCCGGAACGTTGACCTGCTTTATATCGTGATGGACAACCAGATTTATGGGTTGACGACAGGGCAGACTTCGCCGACGAGCCGTCTGGGCATGAAGACGAAGAGTATGCCATTCGGGAGCATTGAATCGCCGTTGAATCCTGTTTCGCTGGCGCTGTCTGCAGGCGCGACGTATGTTGCGCGTGGGTTCAGTGGAGATCAGAAGCATCTGACTGAGTTGATTAAGCGCGGGATTGAGCACAAGGGATTTTCGTTCATCGATGTCTTCAGTCCGTGCGTGACGTACAACCACGACAATACGTTCCAGTGGTTCCGGCCGCGTGTGAAGCGCCTCGAAGATAATCCTGAGCATGATGCGACGGATTGGGTCGCCGCGATGGAGAAGTCGCTTGTGTGGGGCGAAGAGATTTTTATTGGACGCTTCTTCGAGCGGAACGATCTGCCTTCGCTGAATGAGGCGGAGCCAGTGTTGAAGGCTGGGCCGCTGGTGCAGCAGGACGTTCGGATTCCTGCGGATGTTGCGAAGTCGTTTGTCGATGAGCTGATGTAG
- a CDS encoding 2-oxoacid:acceptor oxidoreductase subunit alpha — MRQSFSVGIGGAAGQGVATPGDIFAKIFSRRGLHLNAYNAYQSIIRGGHTFLTIRTGPDKIATIDGKIDLLIPLNQDTMDRHLGLLGVGAACLYNAETIKPGTPAEGVQMCPIPVSKLADISKNKVAQNTLAIGAGLSMMGVGFAALEEVLTEQFRRKGQAVIDENVSIARAGYDYASQNFKPFAWPLPMTENRYAVLSGNAAMAMGGAAAGVKFYCAYPMSPSTGVLHWMAEHARKAQIMVRQVEDEIGVINMAIGAAHAGVRSMCATSGGGFALMSEGLGLSAQAEIPVVVIDCQRAGPSTGVPTKTEQGDLWQMLGAAFGDYPRVIAAPLDIGDCFTLMAEMFNITDRFQCPGIVLCDLLLSEGRLSVDPEVLNFNPTIDRGELITSNGTADHEPYKRYKITESGVSPRVIPGVPGHTHTVSSDEHDEDGVLISDEYTNTTKRRAMMEKRMRKVQGIEASVPPPEIVGPANADVTLIGWGSTYAVIDEACELLREAGITANHLPIRWLVPLHGDAIVKLLKNAKKTIIVENNFSGQFARYLRSETSFVADGHIRKYDGEPLFPHHIVNAVKEQLAGNTTLSVPVHEINV; from the coding sequence ATGAGGCAGTCTTTCAGTGTAGGTATCGGAGGCGCCGCGGGCCAGGGTGTGGCTACGCCCGGCGACATCTTCGCCAAGATCTTCAGCCGTCGCGGGTTGCATCTGAACGCCTACAACGCGTATCAGTCGATTATTCGCGGCGGTCACACGTTTCTGACGATCCGCACGGGGCCGGACAAGATTGCCACGATTGATGGGAAGATCGACCTGCTGATTCCGCTCAATCAGGACACGATGGATCGGCATCTGGGCTTGCTGGGCGTGGGTGCGGCTTGTCTTTATAATGCCGAGACGATCAAGCCGGGGACGCCTGCGGAGGGTGTGCAGATGTGTCCGATTCCGGTGTCGAAGCTGGCGGACATCAGCAAGAACAAGGTTGCGCAGAATACGCTGGCGATTGGCGCGGGCCTGAGCATGATGGGAGTTGGCTTTGCTGCGCTGGAGGAGGTGCTGACGGAGCAGTTCCGCAGGAAGGGCCAGGCAGTGATTGACGAGAACGTCAGCATTGCGCGAGCGGGTTATGACTACGCGAGCCAGAACTTCAAGCCGTTTGCGTGGCCGCTGCCGATGACGGAGAACCGCTACGCGGTGCTGAGCGGAAATGCTGCGATGGCGATGGGTGGTGCGGCGGCGGGCGTGAAGTTTTATTGCGCGTATCCGATGAGCCCTTCGACGGGAGTGTTGCACTGGATGGCGGAGCACGCGCGCAAGGCGCAGATTATGGTGCGCCAGGTGGAAGATGAGATTGGTGTCATCAACATGGCGATTGGCGCGGCCCATGCTGGTGTGCGCTCGATGTGCGCGACCTCTGGCGGCGGCTTTGCGCTGATGAGTGAAGGGTTGGGGCTTTCGGCGCAGGCGGAGATTCCGGTGGTGGTGATTGATTGCCAGCGTGCGGGGCCGTCGACTGGTGTGCCGACCAAGACGGAGCAGGGCGATCTGTGGCAGATGCTGGGCGCGGCGTTTGGCGATTATCCGCGCGTGATTGCTGCTCCGCTGGATATTGGCGACTGCTTCACGCTGATGGCGGAGATGTTCAACATTACCGATCGCTTCCAGTGTCCGGGTATTGTGCTGTGCGATCTACTGCTGTCGGAGGGACGGCTGAGTGTCGATCCGGAGGTGCTGAACTTCAATCCGACGATTGATCGCGGTGAGTTGATTACGTCGAATGGGACGGCGGACCACGAACCGTATAAGCGGTACAAGATTACTGAGAGCGGGGTTTCGCCGCGTGTGATTCCTGGTGTGCCTGGGCACACGCATACGGTTTCGAGCGATGAGCACGATGAAGATGGCGTGCTGATCAGCGATGAGTACACCAACACCACGAAGCGCCGGGCGATGATGGAGAAGCGCATGCGCAAGGTGCAGGGCATTGAGGCTTCTGTTCCTCCGCCGGAGATTGTTGGACCGGCGAATGCGGACGTGACGCTGATTGGGTGGGGTTCGACGTATGCCGTGATCGATGAGGCGTGCGAGCTGCTGCGTGAGGCGGGGATTACGGCGAACCATCTGCCGATCCGCTGGCTGGTGCCGCTTCATGGCGATGCGATTGTGAAGCTGCTGAAGAATGCCAAGAAGACGATTATTGTCGAGAACAACTTCAGCGGGCAGTTTGCGCGGTATCTGCGCAGCGAGACGAGCTTTGTCGCCGATGGCCACATCCGCAAGTATGACGGCGAGCCGCTCTTCCCGCACCATATTGTTAATGCTGTGAAGGAACAGCTTGCGGGCAACACCACGCTCTCGGTGCCTGTGCACGAGATCAACGTCTAA
- a CDS encoding LacI family DNA-binding transcriptional regulator, with amino-acid sequence MPRKKEKDPTIADVARAAGVAGMTVSRVLNGGKYVSADVDKRVRSAIVRLGYHPNEAARVLRGQAPRTIGLIVPNLADPFFSVCAHAAQQMAMQQGYATLLLACEADLNEEDRALALLRSRNAATGVLIFPSRLDSAQQLKDMQARGVPVVTLDRTIPGLDAGEVMVENAEGALKAVNHLIMHGHKRIVCVGYDSQFNSISQRMDGYRRAMADAGLKPQMLIAENGAEVPKIVLKRLRAGDVPTALFSLNNVTTTQVLHLLQRENLRVPDQIAVVGFDDFDLGELLAVPLTAVRQPAAELGRSGTRLLLEMIRMGSTGMEGTGARIVLPTELIVRRSCGCVAPPRIAGTK; translated from the coding sequence ATGCCCAGGAAGAAGGAGAAAGACCCGACGATTGCCGATGTTGCCCGTGCCGCTGGAGTGGCGGGGATGACAGTCTCGCGTGTTCTGAATGGTGGAAAGTATGTGAGCGCGGATGTGGACAAGCGAGTTCGCAGCGCGATTGTGCGTCTTGGATACCACCCGAATGAGGCGGCGAGGGTGCTGCGAGGTCAGGCACCGAGGACGATTGGGTTGATTGTGCCGAATCTGGCGGACCCGTTTTTTTCAGTATGTGCGCATGCGGCGCAGCAGATGGCGATGCAACAGGGGTATGCGACGCTGTTGCTGGCTTGCGAGGCGGACCTGAACGAAGAGGATCGCGCGCTGGCGCTGCTGCGGTCGAGGAATGCGGCGACGGGCGTGTTGATCTTTCCATCGCGGCTGGATTCGGCGCAACAACTGAAGGACATGCAGGCGAGAGGCGTGCCTGTGGTCACGCTGGACCGCACGATTCCAGGTCTTGATGCTGGAGAAGTGATGGTGGAGAACGCCGAGGGCGCGTTGAAGGCGGTGAACCACCTGATTATGCATGGGCACAAACGCATTGTGTGCGTGGGGTATGACAGCCAGTTCAATTCGATTTCGCAGCGCATGGATGGGTATCGCAGGGCGATGGCGGATGCTGGACTGAAACCGCAGATGCTGATTGCAGAGAACGGGGCGGAGGTGCCGAAGATCGTGCTCAAGCGGCTGCGCGCGGGCGATGTTCCTACGGCGCTGTTCAGTTTGAATAATGTGACGACGACGCAGGTGCTGCATCTTTTGCAGCGGGAGAATCTGCGCGTGCCGGACCAGATTGCGGTGGTGGGCTTCGATGATTTTGATTTGGGTGAGTTGCTGGCGGTTCCTTTGACAGCAGTGCGGCAGCCTGCGGCAGAGTTGGGCAGGAGTGGGACACGGCTGTTGCTGGAGATGATTCGGATGGGCTCGACCGGGATGGAAGGGACGGGCGCGCGGATTGTTTTGCCGACGGAGTTGATTGTGCGGCGATCATGCGGCTGCGTGGCGCCGCCGAGGATTGCGGGTACGAAATAA